One Festucalex cinctus isolate MCC-2025b chromosome 1, RoL_Fcin_1.0, whole genome shotgun sequence genomic region harbors:
- the dlg1b gene encoding discs large homolog 1-like protein isoform X13, which translates to MDCICIVTTKKYRHHDEDSSPPEERSSPQLTEEAGGPELVQVAEKNLSQIENVHGYVTHAHISPMKANPPPVLVSADSLDTPPYVNGTEADYEYEEITLERGNSGLGFSIAGGIDNPHVGEDPSIFITKVIAGGAAAQDGRLRVNDVILRVNDVDVRDVTHSRAVEALKEAGSLVRLYVRRRKAAGDKLVDIKLVKGPKGLGFSIAGGVGNQHIPGDNGIYVTKIIEGGAAHRDARLHVGDKLLAVNSCCLEEVSHEHAVTALKNTPDVVYLQVAKPNNVFVGDAFDSPFSQQLENHISAPNFLPQPPPTSGRYSPTPKSVPGDDDVSREPRKVVLHRGTTGLGFNIVGGEDGEGIFISFILAGGPADLCGELRKGDRLVSVNGADLRSATHEQAAAALKNAGQTVTIVAHYRPEEYGRFEAKIHELREQMMNSSISSGSGSLRTSQKRSLYVRALFDYERARDSGLPSQGLNFKFGDILHVLNASDDEWWQARHMTPAGDVQEVGVIPSKRRVEKKERARLKTVKFNPKSRERGGDAGDILAKGHKHATSNASDSESSYRGADEFVLSYEAVTQQEVGYTRPVIILGPMKDRINDDLISEFPDKFGSCVPHTTRPKRDYEVDARDYHFVASREQMEKDIQEHKFIEAGQYNNHLYGTSVQSVREVAQKGKHCILDVSGNAIKRLQAALLHPIAVFIKPKSVQNIMEMNKRLTEEQSRKTFERAAKLEHEFTEHFTAIVQGDTLEEIYEQSKQIIEDHSGSSIWVQSKEKL; encoded by the exons GCCAACCCTCCTCCCGTGCTGGTCAGCGCCGACAGTCTGGACACGCCCCCTTAC GTGAACGGCACCGAGGCGGACTACGAGTACGAGGAGATCACGCTGGAAAGG GGCAACTCGGGCCTGGGCTTCAGCATCGCGGGCGGCATCGACAACCCGCACGTGGGCGAGGACCCCAGCATCTTCATCACCAAAGTCATCGCGGGGGGCGCCGCCGCGCAGGACGGACGCCTCAG GGTGAACGACGTGATCCTGCGCGTGAACGACGTGGACGTGCGCGACGTGACGCACAGCCGCGCGGTGGAGGCGCTGAAGGAGGCGGGCTCTCTGGTGCGACTCTACGTGCGGCGACGCAAAGCCGCCGGCGACAAGCTCGTCGACATCAAGCTGGTCAAGGGGCCCAAAG GTCTGGGCTTCAGCATCGCCGGCGGGGTGGGCAACCAGCACATCCCGGGCGACAACGGCATCTACGTCACCAAGATCATCGAGGGCGGAGCCGCCCACAGGGACGCCCGCCTCCACGTCGGAGACAAGCTGCTCGCC gtGAACAGCTGCTGCCTGGAGGAGGTGAGCCACGAGCACGCCGTCACCGCCTTGAAGAACACACCTGACGTGGTCTACCTGCAAGTGGCCAAACCCAACAACGTCTTCGTCGGCGACGCCTTCGACAGCc CGTTCTCTCAGCAGCTGGAGAATCATATCAGCGCCCCCAATTTCCTGCCTCAGCCGCCGCCCACGTCCGGACGCTACTCGCCGACGCCCAAAAGCGTGCCGGGAGATGACGACGTCTCACG GGAGCCCCGCAAGGTGGTCCTGCACCGCGGCACGACCGGCCTGGGCTTCAACATCGTGGGCGGCGAGGACGGCGAAGGCATCTTCATCTCCTTCATCCTGGCCGGGGGACCCGCCGACCTCTGCGGCGAGCTCAGGAAGGGCGACCGGCTCGTATCC GTGAACGGCGCGGACCTGCGCAGCGCCACGCACGAGCAGGCGGCCGCCGCGCTCAAAAACGCCGGCCAGACCGTCACCATCGTGGCGCACTACAGGCCCGAGG AGTACGGCCGCTTCGAGGCCAAGATCCACGAGCTGCGGGAGCAGATGATGAACAGCAGCATCAGCTCCGGGTCGGGCTCGCTGCGGACCAGCCAGAAGAGGTCGCTGTACGTCCGGGCGCTCTTCGACTACGAGCGCGCGCGCGACTCGGGCCTCCCCAGCCAGGGCCTCAACTTCAAGTTCGGCGACATCCTGCACGTGCTCAACGCCTCCGACGACGAGTGGTGGCAGGCGCGACACATGACGCCCGCCGGCGACGTCCAGGAGGTGGGCGTCATCCCCAGCAAGCGCAG GGTGGAGAAGAAAGAGCGAGCCAGGTTGAAGACGGTCAAGTTCAACCCCAAGTCTCGAGAGCGAGGGGGG GACGCCGGCGACATCCTCGCCAAAGGACACA AACACGCCACGTCCAACGCCAGCGATAGTGAAAGCAGCTACC GTGGTGCAGACGAGTTTGTGCTGTCGTACGAAGCCGTCACTCAGCAGGAAG TGGGCTACACGCGACCCGTCATCATCCTGGGGCCCATGAAGGACCGCATCAACGACGACCTCATCTCGGAATTCCCCGACAAGTTTGGCTCGTGCGTCCCGC ACACCACGCGGCCCAAACGCGACTACGAGGTGGACGCTCGCGATTATCACTTTGTGGCGTCCAGGGAGCAGATGGAGAAGGACATCCAGGAGCACAAGTTCATCGAGGCGGGACAGTACAACAACCACCTGTACGGGACCAGCGTCCAGTCGGTGCGAGAGGTCGCGCAAAAG GGGAAGCATTGCATCCTGGACGTGTCGGGCAACGCCATCAAGCGCCTGCAGGCGGCGCTGCTTCATCCCATCGCCGTCTTCATCAAACCCAAGTCGGTCCAGAACATCAT GGAGATGAACAAACGTCTGACGGAGGAACAAAGCAGGAAGACGTTTGAGCGAGCCGCCAAGTTGGAACACGAGTTCACGGAACACTTCACAG ccATCGTGCAGGGCGACACGCTGGAGGAGATCTACGAGCAGAGCAAGCAGATCATCGAGGATCATTCGGGCTCGTCCATCTGGGTGCAGTCCAAGGAGAAGCTGtga